Proteins from a genomic interval of Posidoniimonas polymericola:
- a CDS encoding metallophosphoesterase family protein produces the protein MSHKPMRFVHASDLHLEQPLSGLTSIPEHLRELLRDAPYHAAEQVFETALTENADALLLAGDVVDIPLAGPRSVVFLLEQFRRLEARGIPVFWAGGRVDRPELWPPSTPLPENVHMFPVGKVGQHDLVRDGKVIAKVQGMSCDEDGVVNASGFHRDAHGLFTVGVAHGTSDAPGKEGDRVHYMALGGRHRRATVDHEPGVAHFPGTPQGRSPEEAGPAGCAVVQVDETRKAKTKFVSTDVVRWANETIEFTDGTSSEQLRGRMRERLEKLRKSTQDIDHLVSWKLRGAGPLLAKLRADGLCQELLDDLQKFDGRQQPACWSYEVICQDRFVAPHEWMDQETILGDLLRQFNLLRNSEAFVLDMRDMLPKPLPDATLAKLATIRPQDKQELLDRAEKLGVALLTE, from the coding sequence ATGTCGCACAAGCCAATGCGGTTCGTTCACGCGAGCGACCTGCACCTCGAGCAGCCGCTTTCTGGGCTGACGAGCATCCCCGAACACCTCCGCGAGCTGCTGCGCGACGCGCCGTACCACGCGGCGGAGCAGGTCTTCGAGACCGCGCTCACCGAAAACGCCGACGCGCTGCTGCTCGCGGGCGACGTGGTCGACATCCCGCTGGCCGGACCGCGGTCGGTGGTGTTCCTGCTAGAACAATTCCGCCGGCTCGAGGCCCGCGGCATCCCGGTTTTCTGGGCCGGCGGCCGCGTCGACCGCCCGGAGCTGTGGCCCCCCAGCACGCCGCTGCCGGAGAACGTGCACATGTTCCCGGTCGGCAAGGTCGGCCAGCACGACCTCGTCCGCGACGGCAAGGTCATCGCCAAGGTGCAGGGGATGAGCTGCGACGAGGACGGCGTGGTCAACGCCAGCGGCTTCCACCGCGACGCGCACGGGTTGTTCACGGTCGGCGTCGCCCACGGCACGAGCGACGCCCCCGGCAAGGAGGGCGACCGCGTCCACTACATGGCGCTCGGCGGCCGCCACCGCCGCGCGACGGTCGACCACGAGCCGGGCGTGGCCCACTTTCCGGGCACCCCGCAGGGCCGCTCGCCGGAAGAGGCCGGCCCCGCCGGCTGTGCGGTCGTGCAGGTCGACGAGACCCGCAAGGCGAAGACTAAGTTCGTCTCGACCGACGTGGTTCGGTGGGCCAACGAGACTATCGAGTTCACCGACGGCACCTCGTCCGAACAGCTCCGCGGCCGGATGCGCGAGCGGCTGGAGAAGCTCCGCAAGTCGACCCAGGACATTGATCATCTTGTGTCGTGGAAGCTCCGGGGCGCCGGGCCACTGCTCGCCAAGCTGCGGGCGGACGGGCTCTGCCAAGAGCTGCTCGACGACCTGCAGAAGTTCGATGGCCGCCAGCAGCCCGCCTGCTGGAGCTACGAAGTTATCTGCCAGGACCGGTTTGTCGCCCCGCACGAGTGGATGGACCAAGAGACCATCCTCGGCGACCTGCTGCGGCAGTTTAATCTGCTCCGCAACAGCGAGGCCTTCGTGCTCGACATGCGGGACATGCTGCCCAAACCACTCCCCGACGCGACGCTCGCCAAGCTGGCGACCATCCGCCCGCAGGACAAGCAGGAATTGCTTGACCGCGCGGAGAAGCTTGGCGTGGCGTTGTTAACCGAATAG
- a CDS encoding glycosyltransferase family 2 protein, whose product MTSVSIVVPVYNEAESLRELLRQISEVAAARDYVVQVVFADDGSTDGSWEVIDELAEQDSRVLGVRLRRNFGKAAALSAGFEAAVHPFVVTMDGDLQDDPAEIPRLLKQIDRDQGGAYDVVSGWKQVRHDPLHKTAPSKVFNWLVSKSTGVKLNDHNCGLKAYRREVLNEVCLYGELHRFVPVLAAARGFKVTESVVNHRERKHGASKYGASRLVKGLLDILTVHFITGYAQRPQHMLGGFGLGSFLLGLLGLVYLACRWVLSRVIAGWEPIALHESPAMYYSLGFLMIGTQFLAIGLLGEMITARLSRSEDHYSIAEFTDPKKSEPQKSDANAPTPGNA is encoded by the coding sequence ATGACTAGCGTCAGCATTGTTGTGCCGGTCTACAACGAAGCGGAGAGCCTCCGCGAGCTGCTCCGTCAGATCAGCGAGGTCGCCGCCGCACGCGATTACGTGGTCCAGGTAGTGTTCGCCGACGACGGCTCGACCGACGGCTCGTGGGAGGTCATCGATGAACTGGCGGAGCAGGACAGCCGCGTCCTGGGCGTGAGGCTGCGGCGGAACTTCGGCAAAGCGGCCGCGCTGAGCGCCGGCTTCGAGGCCGCCGTGCACCCGTTTGTCGTCACGATGGACGGCGACTTGCAGGACGACCCGGCCGAGATCCCGCGGCTGCTCAAGCAGATTGACCGCGACCAGGGCGGCGCGTACGACGTCGTGAGCGGCTGGAAACAGGTCCGCCACGACCCGCTGCACAAGACCGCGCCCTCCAAAGTGTTCAACTGGCTGGTCAGCAAGTCGACCGGCGTCAAGCTCAACGACCACAACTGCGGCCTCAAGGCGTACCGCCGCGAGGTGCTCAACGAGGTCTGCCTGTACGGCGAGCTGCACCGGTTTGTCCCCGTGCTGGCCGCCGCCCGCGGCTTCAAGGTGACCGAGAGTGTCGTAAACCACCGCGAGCGGAAGCACGGCGCGTCGAAGTACGGCGCGTCGCGGCTGGTGAAGGGTCTGCTCGACATCCTCACCGTGCACTTCATCACCGGCTACGCGCAGCGGCCGCAGCACATGCTGGGTGGGTTCGGGCTCGGCTCGTTCCTGCTGGGCCTGCTCGGCCTCGTCTACCTGGCCTGCCGCTGGGTGCTGAGCCGCGTGATCGCCGGCTGGGAGCCGATTGCGCTGCACGAGAGCCCGGCGATGTACTACAGCCTCGGCTTCTTGATGATCGGCACCCAGTTCCTAGCGATCGGCCTGCTGGGTGAGATGATCACCGCCCGGCTGAGCCGCAGCGAGGACCACTACTCGATCGCCGAGTTCACCGACCCCAAGAAGAGCGAACCCCAGAAGTCCGACGCCAACGCCCCCACACCCGGCAACGCGTGA
- a CDS encoding lysylphosphatidylglycerol synthase transmembrane domain-containing protein: protein MAAGPSPHPVDNRPAAPHQPPIRWVKRGIEATVLAVVLLAFGQTLSDAARGLSASPLRPSLPVAVLSALVYAASMLPISLYWRRVLAAWGQPAAPGPVLRAYYMGNLGKYVPGKAMVVVLRTRAVRALGGQTAPIAASVFVETLTLMAVGGVLAGLLLLVPGLAMEQPWWTKLLAFGLAVGSAGPICPPVMNRLIAFIQRRRNPDQAEPPRLTWRLFSVGWLAAAASWVGMALSLWLAVRSVVDTFPPSGVNLLACLLAVTLPVVAGFLSLIPGGLLVRDGLMVALLAPAAGPEPALAATVLVRLAWIGSEALVCGILAAAGVARRSQ, encoded by the coding sequence ATGGCCGCCGGCCCTTCGCCCCACCCCGTGGACAACCGTCCCGCTGCCCCGCACCAGCCGCCGATCCGCTGGGTCAAGCGCGGGATCGAGGCGACCGTGCTGGCGGTAGTGCTCCTGGCCTTCGGGCAAACCCTGAGCGACGCCGCCCGCGGCCTCTCTGCTTCGCCGCTGCGGCCGAGCCTCCCGGTGGCGGTCCTGTCGGCGCTGGTCTACGCCGCGTCGATGCTGCCGATCAGCCTGTACTGGCGGCGGGTGCTCGCCGCCTGGGGCCAGCCGGCGGCGCCCGGACCGGTGCTCCGCGCGTACTACATGGGCAACCTCGGCAAGTATGTTCCCGGCAAGGCGATGGTGGTCGTGCTGCGGACCCGAGCGGTGCGGGCGCTCGGCGGGCAAACAGCCCCGATCGCCGCGAGCGTGTTCGTCGAGACCCTTACCCTGATGGCGGTAGGGGGCGTGCTGGCGGGGCTGTTGCTGCTTGTCCCCGGCCTCGCCATGGAGCAGCCCTGGTGGACCAAGCTCCTGGCGTTTGGGCTCGCCGTCGGCTCGGCGGGGCCGATCTGCCCGCCGGTCATGAACCGGTTGATCGCGTTCATCCAGCGGCGCCGCAACCCGGACCAGGCCGAACCGCCGCGGCTCACCTGGCGGCTGTTCAGCGTCGGCTGGCTCGCCGCGGCGGCCAGCTGGGTTGGCATGGCGCTGAGCCTGTGGTTGGCGGTGCGGTCCGTTGTCGACACGTTCCCTCCCTCGGGGGTTAACCTGCTCGCCTGCCTGCTCGCGGTGACGCTGCCGGTCGTGGCGGGTTTCCTCTCGCTGATCCCCGGCGGGCTGTTGGTGCGCGACGGACTGATGGTCGCCCTGCTTGCCCCAGCCGCAGGACCCGAACCGGCGCTCGCCGCAACCGTGCTGGTCCGCCTGGCCTGGATTGGCTCCGAAGCCCTGGTTTGTGGTATCCTAGCAGCAGCGGGAGTCGCACGTCGCAGCCAGTAG
- a CDS encoding ABC transporter ATP-binding protein, translating to MNPLIELRGVGYQQGQTPILTGVDWRLMPGEHWAVLGPNGCGKTTLLRVACGYEWPTSGKVLRGGQELADLTALRSRMGWVGVEMLARVPPDQSALQIAASGAIGQIGLRLIGQVDPTSSHYEQAEQVLRDIGCGAIVDSPWRVLSQGERQKVLVARARMTDPWLLVLDEPCAGMDPGARERFLAWLESQLRDERSPSLLMVTHHVEEIMPGVEQTLVMDQGQIAAAGPTAEVVTEELLSRLYGVRVEQIVHSRGRLWPVCSAAGC from the coding sequence GGGCCAGACGCCCATCCTCACCGGCGTCGACTGGCGGCTGATGCCGGGCGAGCACTGGGCCGTGCTGGGCCCCAACGGCTGTGGCAAGACCACCCTGCTGCGGGTCGCCTGCGGCTACGAGTGGCCGACCTCGGGCAAGGTGCTCCGCGGCGGCCAGGAGCTGGCGGACCTGACCGCGCTCCGCAGCCGGATGGGCTGGGTCGGCGTCGAGATGCTCGCGCGCGTCCCCCCTGACCAGTCGGCGCTGCAGATCGCGGCGTCGGGCGCTATCGGCCAGATCGGCCTGCGGCTGATCGGACAGGTCGACCCAACCTCGTCCCACTACGAGCAGGCCGAGCAGGTGCTCCGCGACATCGGCTGCGGCGCCATCGTCGACTCCCCGTGGCGGGTGCTGTCACAGGGCGAGCGGCAGAAGGTGCTGGTCGCCCGCGCCCGGATGACCGACCCGTGGCTGCTGGTGCTCGACGAGCCGTGCGCCGGAATGGACCCCGGCGCCCGCGAACGGTTCCTGGCGTGGCTCGAGTCGCAGCTGCGGGACGAGCGTTCCCCTTCGCTCTTGATGGTGACCCACCACGTCGAGGAGATCATGCCGGGCGTGGAGCAGACGCTGGTGATGGACCAGGGGCAGATCGCCGCGGCCGGGCCGACCGCGGAGGTGGTCACGGAGGAGCTGTTGTCTCGGCTCTACGGTGTCCGGGTCGAGCAGATTGTGCACTCGCGCGGCCGGCTGTGGCCTGTTTGTTCGGCCGCAGGGTGCTAG
- a CDS encoding AAA family ATPase produces the protein MRITDLHVDGFGVWHDLRLKKLSPEITVFYGPNEAGKTTLMQFMRTMLYGVSAERRERYLPPREGGKPGGRMGFTSDAGVFEATRYAERDKDDRGRVTVFRPDGETEGDRLLREALDGVDEPTYTNVFSVGLDEIQTIGALSGDEVAKAIYRLTSGLDRVSLYDVIQGLRSSRKQLLESPEATSVIGDLIGRRDELMKSISDLSAQGRRWSKIAVEIDEIGARVGDARSRLKEAERAARRVEIAINLKPQWSERARIDERLLGYADLHVLGDNAIEELDALNGEIEEHARQRDILRGQRRQIRQEADELGVNEVLMRSCCRLDALSEQGEWIEALEREADHGDAELNQLTARIHSENARLAALWSHDPEEAPVLTRETVDELEPQGRAIAEAEKNLAEARESLDRRRSSERNYQAKIETAVAAGGKMGLPSDINEAGELVARLRRRQQAENKLELAERHARELEEQSFELEDRQVIPLEGFFFMGGLFMVGVIISWWWLTHADTAFKELGGGFFAFLGFVLAVSVWLYKYYREDNAAEELDGCERQMEVAAKQIKEAEQDLKAVGAELKIADGSASLQLQHAERHLAELERTLPIETQRRQANEEVAAAEAEHDAAKHRLADALARWSAALASLGLPDSISPKDLVAMAHQYEQLAEWQLKAENRQDEVDRRAREYERVTQRITSLAEEADLVVEDATPLEQLEALLSERRLQQSRIDHRKKLMERGKSLREKQQRRVAEIESLEGRRDSLFRTARCEDEDAYRRLADKLAEAAELRDRRQRVTGEISAAIGRLGVEDDFAPMLAPEKIGQLESEWQSLTEQHETIEAELRDLQTQEGALAEQQKLLGEDVTIADRRMELGEVEAQLAQAGERWRERAVIGQMLELIRSDYEANRQPETLVEASRYMNQLTSGRYTRVWTPLANDILLVDNADGQSIGVEALSRGTREQLFLSVRLALVAMYARQGIQLPMVLDDILVNFDAGRSRTAAKVMIDFAKAGHQLFVFTCHEHVWEIFKSLNADVRRLPSRYDELVVEEVPEAEEPVVDEVVAEEIVEKILEEVVEEVVESPEPEPIEAHYLDLTPVERVEEFEELDAVYEELAPRSEVVVESVIEREAPLSTPRVDLEEIEYRWDDPEDAAAEAVEIGETADELDVYAVVRR, from the coding sequence ATGCGAATCACCGACCTGCACGTAGACGGCTTCGGCGTCTGGCACGACCTGCGGCTCAAGAAGCTGTCGCCGGAGATCACCGTGTTCTACGGCCCCAACGAGGCCGGCAAGACCACGCTGATGCAGTTCATGCGGACCATGCTGTACGGCGTCTCGGCAGAACGCCGCGAGCGGTACCTGCCGCCCCGCGAGGGCGGCAAGCCGGGCGGCCGGATGGGCTTCACCAGCGACGCCGGCGTCTTCGAGGCGACCCGCTACGCCGAACGCGACAAGGACGACCGCGGCCGCGTCACCGTGTTCAGGCCCGACGGCGAGACCGAGGGCGACCGCCTGCTCCGCGAGGCGCTCGACGGCGTCGACGAGCCGACCTACACCAACGTTTTCTCCGTTGGACTAGACGAGATCCAGACCATCGGCGCCCTCAGCGGCGACGAGGTCGCCAAGGCGATCTACCGGCTTACCTCGGGGCTGGACCGGGTTTCGCTGTACGACGTGATCCAGGGGCTGCGGTCTTCTCGCAAACAATTGCTCGAGTCGCCCGAGGCGACCTCCGTGATAGGCGACCTGATCGGCCGCCGCGACGAGCTGATGAAGTCGATCAGCGACCTCTCCGCCCAGGGCCGGCGGTGGTCGAAGATCGCCGTGGAGATCGACGAGATCGGCGCCCGGGTCGGCGACGCGCGGAGCCGCCTGAAGGAGGCCGAACGCGCCGCCCGCCGCGTTGAGATCGCCATCAACCTCAAGCCGCAATGGTCCGAGCGGGCCCGCATCGACGAGCGTCTGCTCGGCTACGCCGACCTGCACGTGCTGGGTGACAACGCGATCGAAGAGCTCGACGCGCTCAACGGCGAGATCGAGGAACACGCCCGCCAGCGCGACATCCTCCGTGGCCAGCGTCGCCAGATCCGCCAAGAGGCCGACGAGCTGGGTGTCAACGAGGTGCTGATGCGGAGCTGCTGCCGGCTGGACGCGCTGAGCGAACAGGGCGAGTGGATCGAGGCCCTCGAACGCGAGGCCGACCACGGCGACGCCGAGCTCAATCAGCTCACCGCCCGCATCCACAGCGAGAACGCACGCCTGGCCGCCCTGTGGTCGCACGACCCGGAAGAGGCGCCGGTGCTAACCCGCGAGACGGTCGACGAGCTGGAGCCGCAGGGCCGCGCGATCGCCGAGGCCGAGAAGAACCTGGCCGAGGCCCGCGAGAGCCTCGACCGCCGCCGCAGCAGCGAGCGCAACTACCAGGCCAAGATCGAGACCGCCGTCGCGGCCGGCGGCAAGATGGGCCTGCCGTCCGACATCAACGAGGCGGGCGAGCTGGTCGCCCGGCTCCGCCGCCGCCAGCAGGCCGAGAACAAGCTCGAGCTGGCCGAACGCCACGCCCGCGAACTCGAGGAGCAGAGCTTCGAGCTGGAAGACCGCCAGGTGATCCCGCTGGAGGGCTTCTTCTTCATGGGCGGCCTGTTCATGGTCGGCGTGATCATAAGCTGGTGGTGGCTCACCCACGCGGACACCGCGTTCAAGGAGCTGGGCGGCGGCTTCTTTGCCTTCCTGGGCTTCGTGCTGGCGGTGAGCGTGTGGCTCTACAAATACTACCGCGAAGACAACGCCGCCGAGGAGCTCGACGGCTGTGAGCGGCAGATGGAGGTCGCGGCCAAACAGATCAAGGAGGCCGAGCAGGACCTCAAGGCGGTTGGCGCCGAGCTGAAGATCGCCGACGGCTCTGCCAGCCTGCAGCTGCAGCACGCCGAGCGGCACCTGGCCGAGCTCGAACGGACCCTGCCGATCGAGACCCAGCGCCGCCAGGCCAACGAGGAGGTCGCCGCCGCCGAGGCCGAGCACGACGCCGCCAAGCACCGGCTGGCAGACGCGCTGGCCCGCTGGTCGGCCGCACTGGCGAGCCTCGGCCTGCCCGACTCAATCTCGCCGAAGGACCTGGTCGCGATGGCGCACCAGTACGAGCAGCTCGCCGAGTGGCAGCTCAAGGCCGAGAACCGCCAGGATGAGGTTGACCGCCGGGCCCGTGAGTACGAGCGGGTCACGCAGCGGATCACCTCGCTGGCCGAAGAGGCCGACCTAGTGGTGGAGGACGCGACGCCGCTCGAGCAGCTCGAGGCCCTGCTGAGCGAACGCCGCCTGCAGCAGTCTCGCATCGACCACCGCAAGAAGCTGATGGAGCGGGGCAAGTCGCTCAGGGAGAAGCAGCAACGCCGCGTCGCGGAGATCGAGAGCCTCGAGGGGCGCCGTGATTCGCTGTTCCGCACCGCTCGCTGCGAGGACGAGGACGCCTACCGCCGGCTGGCCGACAAGCTGGCCGAAGCGGCCGAGCTGCGCGACCGCCGCCAGCGTGTCACCGGCGAGATCTCCGCCGCAATCGGCCGATTGGGCGTCGAGGACGACTTTGCCCCGATGCTGGCGCCCGAGAAGATCGGCCAGCTCGAGAGCGAGTGGCAGTCCCTCACCGAACAGCACGAGACGATCGAGGCCGAGCTCCGCGACCTGCAGACCCAAGAGGGCGCACTGGCGGAGCAGCAGAAGCTGCTCGGCGAGGACGTCACGATTGCCGACAGGCGGATGGAGCTCGGCGAGGTCGAGGCCCAGCTCGCCCAGGCCGGCGAGCGGTGGCGCGAGCGGGCGGTCATTGGCCAGATGCTCGAGCTGATCCGCAGCGATTACGAGGCCAACCGCCAGCCGGAGACCCTGGTCGAGGCCTCGCGTTACATGAACCAGCTGACCAGTGGCCGCTACACCCGCGTGTGGACGCCGCTGGCCAACGATATCCTGCTGGTCGACAACGCCGACGGGCAGTCGATCGGCGTCGAGGCCCTCAGCCGCGGCACCCGCGAGCAGCTGTTCCTCAGCGTCCGGCTGGCGCTGGTGGCGATGTACGCCCGACAGGGCATCCAGCTGCCGATGGTGCTAGACGACATCCTGGTGAACTTCGACGCGGGACGCTCCCGCACCGCCGCCAAGGTGATGATCGACTTCGCCAAGGCGGGGCACCAGCTGTTCGTGTTCACCTGCCACGAGCACGTGTGGGAGATCTTCAAGAGCCTGAACGCCGATGTCCGTCGGTTGCCGAGCCGCTACGACGAGTTGGTCGTAGAAGAGGTGCCCGAGGCCGAGGAGCCGGTTGTCGATGAAGTGGTCGCTGAGGAGATCGTCGAGAAGATCCTTGAAGAAGTGGTCGAGGAGGTCGTCGAGTCGCCCGAGCCCGAGCCGATCGAGGCCCACTACCTCGACCTGACGCCGGTCGAGCGGGTCGAAGAGTTCGAGGAACTCGACGCGGTCTACGAGGAGCTCGCCCCACGCAGTGAGGTTGTGGTCGAGTCGGTTATCGAGCGCGAGGCTCCCCTCTCAACGCCGCGGGTCGACCTCGAGGAGATCGAGTACCGCTGGGACGACCCAGAGGACGCCGCCGCGGAGGCGGTCGAAATCGGCGAGACCGCCGACGAGCTCGACGTCTACGCCGTGGTGCGGCGGTAG